One window of Mauremys reevesii isolate NIE-2019 linkage group 4, ASM1616193v1, whole genome shotgun sequence genomic DNA carries:
- the PPARD gene encoding peroxisome proliferator-activated receptor delta, with translation MEQLQKEVLEVKKEEKEEAVIAAGETSDPSGGPDCSLPSSSYTDLSQSSSPSLSDQLQMGCEETSAASLNVECRVCGDIASGFHYGVHACEGCKGFFRRTIRMKLEYEKCDRNCKIQRKNRNKCQYCRFQKCLSLGMSHNAIRFGRMPEAEKRKLVAGLTASEISCQNPQVADLKAFSKHIYDAYLKNFNMTKKKARGILTGKTGSTPPFVIYDMDTLWQAEKGLVWKQLVNGIPPYKEIGVHVFYRCQCTTVETVRELTEFAKSIPSFLGLYLNDQVTLLKYGVHEAIFAMLASIMNKDGLLVANGNGFVTREFLRSLRKPFSEIMEPKFEFAVKFNALELDDSDLSLFVAAIILCGDRPGLMDVKQVEGIQDNILQALEFHLQANHPDAQYLFPKLLQKMADLRQLVTEHAQLVQKIKKTETETSLHPLLQEIYRDMY, from the exons ATGGAACAGCTACAGAAGGAAGTACTTGAGGTCAagaaggaggaaaaggaagaggCAGTGATAGCAGCAGGTGAAACCTCAGATCCAAGCGGAGGACCAGATTGTTCGCTGCCTTCTAGCAGCTATACAG ACCTCTCCCAGAGCTCTTCTCCATCCCTGTCGGACCAACTCCAGATGGGCTGCGAGGAGACATCCGCTGCAAGTCTAAATGTGGAATGCAGGGTCTGTGGGGATATAGCATCAGGATTTCATTACGGAGTGCATGCATGCGAGGGCTGCAAG GGTTTCTTCCGTCGGACGATCCGCATGAAGCTGGAATATGAGAAGTGTGACCGGAACTGTAAAATCCAGAGGAAGAACCGGAACAAGTGCCAGTATTGTCGCTTCCAGAAATGCCTCTCGCTGGGCATGTCGCACAATG CAATTCGTTTTGGCCGCATGCCAGAAGCAGAGAAGAGGAAGCTGGTAGCGGGTCTGACGGCGAGCGAGATCAGCTGCCAGAACCCGCAGGTGGCTGACCTGAAAGCTTTCTCCAAGCACATCTACGACGCCTACCTGAAAAACTTCAACATGACCAAAAAGAAGGCAAGAGGCATCCTCACTGGGAAGACTGGCAGCACCCCG CCGTTCGTGATCTATGACATGGACACCCTGTGGCAGGCAGAAAAGGGGCTGGTCTGGAAGCAGCTTGTGAACGGGATCCCTccatacaaggagattggggtccACGTCTTCTACCGCTGTCAGTGCACCACGGTGGAGACAGTGCGGGAGCTCACTGAGTTCGCCAAGAGCATTCCCAGCTTCCTCGGCCTCTACCTGAATGACCAGGTGACTCTGCTGAAGTACGGGGTCCATGAAGCCATCTTCGCCATGCTGGCCTCCATCATGAACAAGGACGGGCTTCTGGTGGCCAACGGGAATGGGTTTGTCACACGGGAGTTTCTGCGCAGCCTGCGCAAGCCCTTCAGCGAGATCATGGAGCCCAAGTTTGAGTTTGCCGTGAAGTTCAATGCCCTGGAGCTGGACGACAGCGACCTCTCTCTCTTCGTGGCTGCCATTATCCTGTGTGGGG ACCGCCCTGGCCTGATGGACGTGAAGCAGGTGGAGGGGATACAGGACAACATCCTCCAGGCCCTGGAGTTCCACCTGCAGGCCAACCACCCGGACGCTCAGTACCTCTTCCCCAAGCTGCTCCAGAAGATGGCTGACCTACGGCAGCTGGTGACCGAGCACGCGCAGCTGGTGCAGAAGATTAaaaagacagagacagagacctcATTGCACCCGCTCCTGCAGGAAATCTACAGGGACATGTACTGA
- the LOC120403894 gene encoding probable E3 ubiquitin-protein ligase makorin-1, with protein sequence MEPGSLVAAGGGQPHRAPCSRVLCRNFARGACRWGQNCRFSHDRKSAQICRYFQNGFCGYGDRCSYQHIQDPPAPAWSRCGSQPALSLSRRGSEPAVRPEAAAGSWGGARRGSEPSVPSVTQLQLNFRQLSTEFEEEEEDKETVPIPTYPRNGAVGRQFVPRQVQRGSRPWDLGLQRTSLAPEAASNKAIVPAPRTLEAAGGLGAAAASVGELRSEDVVCGICMDKVYEKALPEERVFGILPNCSHAYCVGCIRKWRKSREFQNAVIKACPECRVTSSYFIPHKYWVSDTDEKEKLIETFKARTGRIRCKFFARGRGRCPFKSECIYLHELPARVRPPRQRRPCGTGPVAFNPSPSESSEEEDDDVCLFQWALTFALLRGDVDDPDYWHEIFLLDSSDSD encoded by the exons ATGGAGCCTGGCTCGCTGGTTGCAGCTGGAGGGGGtcagccccacagggccccctgcTCCAGGGTCCTGTGCAG GAATTTCGCCCGTGGAGCCTGCAGATGGGGTCAGAATTGCCGGTTCTCACACGACCGGAAGTCAGCCCAGATCTGCAGGTATTTCCAGAATGGGTTCTGCGGCTACGGAGACCGTTGCAG CTACCAGCACATCCAAGACCCTCCAGCCCCTGCTTGGAGCAGATGCGGCTCACAGCCTGCCTTATCGCTGAGCCGTCGGGGCTCGGAGCCAGCTGtccggccagaagcagcagctgggagctggggaggagccaggcgtGGGTCGGAGCCTTCTGTCCCCAGTGtgacacagctgcaactgaactTCAGGCAGCTGAGCACAGAGtttgaggaggaagaggaagataaAGAGACGGTCCCCATCCCCACGTATCCCCGAAACGGGGCTGTCGGCAGACAGTTTGTCCCCAGGCAGGTCCAGCGTG GGTCCAGACCATGGGATCTGGGATTGCAGAGAACTTCCCTGGCACCAGAGGCTGCATCTAACAAGGCAATTGTCCCAGCACCTCGAACCCTAGAG GCAGCTGGTgggctgggagcagctgctgcttcggTGGGGGAGCTGCGGAGCGAGGACGTGGTGTGCGGCATCTGTATGGACAAGGTCTATGAGAAGGCCTTGCCTGAGGAGCGCGTGTTCGGCATCCTCCCCAACTGCAGTCACGCCTACTGCGTCGGCTGCATCCGCAAGTGGCGCAAGAGCCGGGAGTTCCAGAACGCGGTGATCAA GGCCTGCCCCGAGTGCCGGGTCACGTCCAGCTACTTCATCCCCCACAAATACTGGGTCTCCGACACGGACGAAAAGGAGAAGTTGATAGAAACCTTCAAGGCGCGGACAGG GAGAATAAGATGCAAGTTCTTTGCCCGCGGCCGTGGCCGCTGTCCCTTTAAATCGGAGTGCATCTACCTTcatgagctcccggccagggtgCGGCCCCCTCGACAGAGACGTCCATGTGGGACAGGCCCGGTG GCATTCAATCCCTCTCCCTCTGAGAGCTCTGAGGAGGAGGACGATGACGTGTGCTTGTTTCAATGGGCTCTCACCTTTGCGCTGCTGCGGGGGGACGTCGACGATCCAGACTACTGGCATGAGATTTTCCTCTTGGATTCCAGTGACTCGGACTAG